GCTTGTTGAAGTAGCGCCCGTGGATCCGGTTGGCGGTCGAGCTGACGTTGAAGCCGATGCGGCCGCGCCGGAAGTTGTTGAAGATGTAGTAGTTCCAGTAGCTGTCGATGACGCTCTGGACGCTCTCGTAGTGGTCCGCGCCCGCGTCGTAGCGGTAGCAGCCCGGGCTGAGGTCGGCCTGCTCGTCCGAGCAGAAGCGGTAGGGGACCATCACGCGGCCCTCCGCGTCGTGCGAGTCGAAGTCGATGCCGCTGCGCGCGAGGATGCCGCCCGGGCTGAGCGTGTCGTAGTCGACGTCAGCGCGCGCCTGCAAGCCTTCGTGACCTCCCGCGAGGGCGAGGTACTCGGTGTAGGGGTAGGCCGACAGCTCGCTGCCGAAGCCCGTGGCGAGCGTGATCGGCATCGGCCAGCCCGCGTTCTGGATCATCGCGAGCCACGCCATCTCGTCGGTGTTGGGCACCGCCGTGAAGACCTCGACCAGGTCGCCGTAGCCCATCTTGATGGCCGCGTGGTCGTAGTGACCGAGGCCGTGCGCGTCGGAGACGAGGAAGTTGTGGCCGTAGTCCATGACCGTCGAGTACGCGTACTCGTTGATCCGGCCGTCGACCTCGGCGCTGGTCATCGGGTCCCAGTTGCGGGGCCGCATGTTGCCGTCGTCGCGGAGCTGCCAGTACTCGGGGTGGTAGTTCATCGAGTCGGCGGAGCCGCTGAAGTTGTGGCGCAGGCCCACCGTGTGACCCACCTCGTGCAGCGCGAGGCCGCTGAGGATGGGGTGGCGCAGCATCTCTTGCACCTTGTCGTAGTCGATGCCGCCGCCCGGCGCGCTGACGTCGTACTCGACGCCCGCCCACACGATCGGCTCACCGGCCGCAGCCGAGCGCTGCACGGTGCGCGCGAGGCCGAGGAGCCCCTCGTCCGCGAACTCGCCCCAGTCGATGCCGGCGCCGAGCTGCAGCTGCGCGCGGGCGCGCTCGAGCGCGGCGCGCTGACTCGGGCTCATGCCGCGCAGCGGCGAGGCCGCCTCGAGCACGGAGTCGTCGACCGGCATGTCCGGGTCGATGCCCGCCATCATGCGCGCGTCGCGCGTGGTGAGCATCTGCTCGATGGGGGTGCCGACCAGGCGGTCGAGCGCGCCGGCGCCGTCCTCGCCCCGGCCGAAGGTGTCGTTGCGGTGCATGCGCTCGCGCGCCTCGGCCACCGCCTGCATCGCCTCGCCCGGGTCGCGCGGGGCGCTCCCGTGCGCGTGGCCGCCGTGGATCCAGTCGAAGTCCATCGCCGCCTCGATGCGCTCGAGGTCGTCGGGGCGGACGTCGACGATGCTCTCGGCGCCGTCTCCGCCGCGGCCCGTGCCCGCGGTCATGTTCTGGAACCAGGCGTCGACCGGCGCGCCGCTCGAGATCTCGGCCTCCGTGAGGTCGCCGTTGAGCAGGCGCAGGATGTCGCGGCCCTGGGCGCTGAGCGAGTCCACGCCCGCGCCGTAGAGGAACGCGGTGCCGGCGATGATCTCACCGGTGATCGGGTCGGCCGCGCTCGGGCCGTAGCCCAGGGGGCTGGCGCGGTGCGGCTCGTTGACCCAGCCGAGGAGCGAGTAGCGGAGGTCGCCGATGCGGGCGACGGTGCCCTCGGGGCCACACGCCTCGGGCGCGCCGGCCGGGACCGGGCTCGGGCAGACCACGTACATCTCCTGGTGGTCGGCGCGAGCGCGCTCGGCCGCGCAGTCGCTGCCGCCGGTCTGGTTGCACTCGTTCTCGCGGAGCGAGGCGATGGTGCCGACGAAGGTCGCGTTCCACTCCGCCTCGAGCATCTCCATCTCCGGCATGAGCTCGGCGGGGAAGTTCTCGGACAGGTGGTAGACGACCGGCTGCGTCTCACGATCGCGGAACGGGATCGTGCAGGCGCCTTCGATCTCTCTCGCGTCCGTCAGGCGACGCTCCGCGCGCCCGAGGTCGATGTCGCAGCGGGAGCCGCGGCCGTCGTCACACTGCGCGTCGGTGGTGCAGCGCATCAGCTCGCCCGCCTCGTCGCGCCGGTGGCTCTCGGTCCAGAGGTTGTGACGGTTGACGAAGCGGTAGCGCGCGGGCTCGACCAGGCCGTAGGAGCGGTCGTAGCCGGGGCGCTCGGTGATGAAGTAGCCGAAGCGGTCCATCCGGTCGCCGCTGTAGACGGTCGGCTCGTAGTCGTGCGTCGGGTCGACGCGCACGAAGCTGTTGCGGACCGTGATCTCGCTCGCCGCGCAGTCCGCGGGGTAGCCGTCGAAGATCTGGAAGAGGAAGCAGCTCGGGAGCGGCCCGAGGCCGGGGATGTTCGTCGTGGTCGGCCGCACGAACATCTTGTTCGTCAGCTCCATGTACGCGAAGCCCGGCTCCTCCTCGTCCTCGCTGATGCGCTCGAAG
The Sandaracinaceae bacterium genome window above contains:
- a CDS encoding zinc-dependent metalloprotease: MRNRAWLWMTALTLLVGCVEAQDAVNRVQPNVTRKADLDGAEFYFLQTVVDTPYTTDFTFVGESGELERIVWEVQEDFLVARRAYEAIAGSDPEGINGTSETAGAPVAMYAIESHFDIRREYNTVTGEEFNVIVENSTDRPWYEREFMRVDWSTNLVSNPNFLMLARYFNGLEMEPVAWHVQENDDPANAPRFERISEDEEEPGFAYMELTNKMFVRPTTTNIPGLGPLPSCFLFQIFDGYPADCAASEITVRNSFVRVDPTHDYEPTVYSGDRMDRFGYFITERPGYDRSYGLVEPARYRFVNRHNLWTESHRRDEAGELMRCTTDAQCDDGRGSRCDIDLGRAERRLTDAREIEGACTIPFRDRETQPVVYHLSENFPAELMPEMEMLEAEWNATFVGTIASLRENECNQTGGSDCAAERARADHQEMYVVCPSPVPAGAPEACGPEGTVARIGDLRYSLLGWVNEPHRASPLGYGPSAADPITGEIIAGTAFLYGAGVDSLSAQGRDILRLLNGDLTEAEISSGAPVDAWFQNMTAGTGRGGDGAESIVDVRPDDLERIEAAMDFDWIHGGHAHGSAPRDPGEAMQAVAEARERMHRNDTFGRGEDGAGALDRLVGTPIEQMLTTRDARMMAGIDPDMPVDDSVLEAASPLRGMSPSQRAALERARAQLQLGAGIDWGEFADEGLLGLARTVQRSAAAGEPIVWAGVEYDVSAPGGGIDYDKVQEMLRHPILSGLALHEVGHTVGLRHNFSGSADSMNYHPEYWQLRDDGNMRPRNWDPMTSAEVDGRINEYAYSTVMDYGHNFLVSDAHGLGHYDHAAIKMGYGDLVEVFTAVPNTDEMAWLAMIQNAGWPMPITLATGFGSELSAYPYTEYLALAGGHEGLQARADVDYDTLSPGGILARSGIDFDSHDAEGRVMVPYRFCSDEQADLSPGCYRYDAGADHYESVQSVIDSYWNYYIFNNFRRGRIGFNVSSTANRIHGRYFNKLQRANQSYVLWRGIVDDVFGDLPGAEEFWTAERGFGGFTAAVGASYQTLMRVITTPEPGGYSMTTRADGTRAMMSGGGEVRVDGFDGRALETTWDFDAGYYWFDQLERVGYFYDKVLALQVLTDPTTYFIGRDTDSDIRRYQISFASSFGPSMTRFFGGVLSEDWQTVAPRVQGGTLVFPDALQVEQGDMPGDPIDPNASFSIQLYAAVYGMALIPQTYDQQFLNRSRIWVRGGAEEIEVDPSLPLVEFTDENSGLTYVAVSYHDGEVEHGVGAQLLERAVVLQDRARLGDAPAARELDGYIDSLDLVRLLTWHLGFGAQP